Part of the Bacteroidia bacterium genome, AAAGAATTAAGCAATCTGTGCCTAAAAACAACGGTAGAGTTCTTTGTACAATAGGTTACCAAGGTGTATCCATTGAAGCATACTTAGTTAAGCTAATCAAAAATGACATAAAAATGCTTGTAGATGTCAGAAACAATCCTGTGAGTATGAAGTTTGGTTTTAATAAAAGACAGTTGGAAAGATATTGTTCAAATGTAGGAATAAAATACATTCACATCCCTGAATTAGGTATAAATTCTCATGAACGTAATAAGTTAAATAGCCCAGCAGATTACGAAGAGTTATTTAAAAAGTATTGTCATCAAAATTTGAGAGATACGCTTACATATCAATATCAGGTTTTAGAACATTTAAGGCAACATCAAAGAATTGCTTTAACGTGCTTTGAAGCAGATATATGCCAGTGTCATCGCAAGTATCTGGCGGACGCTATCATGAAACTATCCAATTTTGAATATGAACTAAAACATTTATAGAGTATGGTAAAAACCAAAGTACTTATTACTGTAAAAACATATCCGAGTTTATCTGTTAAGTACGACGAGTTAGTTTGTACAGCAGGATTTACAGAGCAAGGAAACTGGATTAGAATCTATCCTATTCCTTTTAGAAAAAAGTCATACGAACAGCGTTACAAAAAATATGATTGGATAGAAATAGACTTGGTAAAGAACCAAGAAGATAAAAGACCTGAAAGTTATAGACCCGCAAGCATAAATGCAGAAATTAAAAGAATTGGACACCTAGATACATCTAATAATTGGAAGGAACGAAAACAAATATGTTTGAAAAAAGTATATACAAACATGAAACAACTGATAGGAGAAGCTAAGAACCCTTCTATTTGTACTTCTTTGGCAGTATTTAAACCTCGCCAAATTATAGATTTTACTTTTGAACCTGTAGAACCTGAGTGGGATAAAGAAAAACTTAACCAAATTCTTGCTAAAAGAAGTCAATTAGATATGTTTGAGGCAGAGGACATTCAAGAATTCAATTTGGTGAATAAATTGCCATACAAGTTTTATTACCACTTTAAAGACGAGAATGGAAAGAAATCCAAGCTAATGGTTGAGGATTGGGAATTAGGCATGTTGTACTGGAACTGTCTTGAAAAAAGCAAAGGAGATAAAGAAAAGGCATTGGAGAAGGTAAAACAAAAGTGTTTT contains:
- a CDS encoding DUF488 domain-containing protein; the protein is MELFGNIVDKIKLQKLLFLLSDEQDKPDYHFVPYKFGCYSFTASNDIAVMSKSGLLLETEKEIQKTIQKSYFDTLKTSDQKALTNLQTKYAHENKDSIIRYTYINYPFYAIKSEIAESILKKEPFYLERIKQSVPKNNGRVLCTIGYQGVSIEAYLVKLIKNDIKMLVDVRNNPVSMKFGFNKRQLERYCSNVGIKYIHIPELGINSHERNKLNSPADYEELFKKYCHQNLRDTLTYQYQVLEHLRQHQRIALTCFEADICQCHRKYLADAIMKLSNFEYELKHL